The uncultured Desulfatiglans sp. DNA window AAACCGGACAGGGCATGACTGTTCGGGTCACATGGCTGGCCATTGAAAGCCAAATGCCTCACCTCATTCAGTAATAACCAGACCCTTGTCAATGGCGTATGCGGTAAGTTCGGAAGCGGAATGGAGGTCCAGCTTCTGCATAATGTTCCCCCTGTGCTTTTCCACGGTCTTCGGGCTGATGCAGAGATAATTGGCGATCTGTTTGTTGTGATACCCTTCTCCCACCAGTTTTAAGACCTCCTTTTCGCGCTGTGTGAGTAACTCGAAAGATGTCTTCAGCTTGACGTCTCTTCGGCTCTCCAGATATCCCTCCAGTACCAGGTCAGATATTTCCGGACTGACGTACCGCTTGCCAGAAAGGATGGCCTTGATAGCCATCATCAGGTCTTCGTGGCCTGATGATTTGAGGCAGTATCCGTTTCCGCCATACTTGAAAACCTCAAGGATGTATTCCTCTTTTTTGTGCATGGTAAGAATCAGCAGTTTCGTTTTCGGGCAGATTTGCTTGATCTCTTTAATCACCGCTATGCCATTCATTTTCGGCATATTGAGATCTAGAAGGACTAGATCAGGTTCGAGTTCTTTAATGATGCGGATAGCGCTCATTCCGTCGTCCGCCTCTCCAATCACTTCCAATTCATCACTCATATTCAGCAGGGAGCGGAGTCCTTCCCGAAGTATTTTGTGATCTTCAGCAATAATGATCCGTTTTTTCTCCAACATGGCAGCTGCTCACTTATGGGTGGCGATTTTTTGAATGTGTTGGGCTCCGAATGAATGCAAATTAATCTCGCTGCATGTATTTTTATGAATAATTTATGGTCAATGAAAAAGTAAAATATCAAAAATTTGGATAAGACGCAATTATTTTGAGATGGTAGTAGATCTGCTTGGGGGTTCTTGACCCGTCCAGGGATCTCGAAAAGATGTCATCGGGCAAATGCCCTATGAGCATTGTATGAAATCAGGATGCGGTCTCAGTGTGATGTTGACTTGATTAGGGTTGTTATGGCCCTAAAATCAGCCTGTCTTCAGAAATAAGCATTTGATTTTTTCAGTCCTCAGCTCTTGATTTGGGCGTCTATAGTGATTCATCGACGCACTTTTTACCGCATAGACATCCATCACTGGTATGCCTATGAGCGAGTATATGAAGCGCGTCCGTAAATTCAACCGCCAATCCAAGAAGGTCTATGCGTATTTGCACCTCGCCGAAAACGCTCGGAATAAGAAAGGACCAAGACAGCGCCTCGTACTCGACCTCGGAACCGCCAACACCCCCGTGGCGTATGGTCACTGTATGGATACCCTAAATCCACTTTGGGAACGATACAGAGATACTGGCACCTCCCAATGCCCCGGGCTCAATCCAGACCTCTCCGTTGTGTCTGTCTGCGATCTCCTTTACAATTGCCAGCCCCAGACCCACTCCCTCGGCTTTCTGTCCGTTCCAGGTCCTTGTGAAAGGTCCGAACACTTTGTCTGGGTTATCGGTCTTGATTCCGATACCGTCATCGTTCACCGAGAGTATATGGAAAAACCCTGTTTCCCTGTATCCGATCCTGATCTCCGTGAGGCCGCTTCCACCGTATTTCAAGGCATTGTCCACCAGGTTTCTAAAGATCCGACCCAGGGATACCTCGTCGGCGCGAATGACAGGAAGGTGTTCAGGTTCCGACCATTTGATGTGACGCGATTCGAGCTGCTCCGAAAACCCCTCCCTGATGCACGCGAGAGCCTTTTTAAGGTCCAGTTCTTCGATGTTCATCGGCACCTCTTTGGCGGCGATAAACATATTGATCATTTCAGTGAGGGTCGCAATCTGTTGGGCTGCCTTCATGAGATGTCTGCAGCACGCCCGGCCCTTGTCATCTAAGCCATCTTCATAATTTTCCAGCAGACGCTTTGCAATCCCGTAAATACTGATGGCCGGGTTCTTGAGATCATGATAGACCGAATAGGCAAACAGCTTAATCCTCTCTGATTCCCGCTGCAGTTCCATGTTGGCCGCGGCCAGATCAGCGGTCTTTTCCTGTACACGTGCTTCAAGACTATTGTAAGCCTCTTGCAGTGCCTTTCTGGATGTCTCCCTTTCGAGGGCGTAACGAAGGGAACGTTCAAGAAGAGATGTCGTCAGATGGTCTTTCACCAGATAATCCGCCGCGCCCAACCTCATTGCACAAACATCGACTTCATATTCCCCCTGACCGGTCAAGAAGATGACGGGTGTCTTCCAACCTTTCTTCTGGGCTTCCCCCAATAACTCCAATCCATCATGAATGCCCAGCCGATAATCGAGCAAACAGAGGTCGTGCCTTCCGCTCTCCAGCGCCGCTGCGGCCTCCTCCCATCCGGTGATCCAGTCCAGCGATAATTCCAGCGTTACGATTTGAGAAAGCAACTCCCTTATGATGACATAGTCGTCCTCATCATCTTCCACCAAAAGAAGATTCAATTTACTCCTGGCGTTGTCTGCGTCATTATCCACTATGGTCCCTGTTTCCATGTGCAAACGAGTCCCCTCCTCAATCATATGTCTGGTCGTCTGACACCTGGACTCCGGTCCGCTTCCCGCGGGCTGCCTTGGCGAGAACTCCTCCAGCTTGTGCCTCACTCCGGATGGCTGCGCCGTCTCCTCAGCCCGGGTAGAAGACCAGGCACTGCTCCGCCTGTTCGGCGCCCATGGAGTGCATTGCCGCCGGCGGCCCTGCAGTTGGGTGCATTGCCGCCGGCTTGCGCACAGCCCTCAGGGGGGCGTCGGGGTTGATGTGTCCGACAAGGTGGACAGAAATTGCAAGACCGGCTGGCCCAACGAGGGGTTTAGGCCCAGGTTGCCAAGCTCGGTGGTGTTCATATTTTCTGCAACTTCCGGGTCCGGCCAGGGCACCCTGACGGGCATGGGGGGAGGCCAGCCCTGTCCAGGAACGTCCCGGCTGTTGCAAAAGTGCATAATGTGCTGCAGCGGGTGGATTTGGGTAAAAAGAGAAGGGCCGTCTTGGACTTCGAAGTTGCTTTTCAAGTGACCATTGTGGCCGTAAGCCTTGACCCACTCCGGATCATCCACCCACTCCGTGCTGTTCTACTTGACCCGTTTGGCGACGTTGCGCAGCGTCGGCACCTTGTGCTTGCCGTAATTTTCCAGGGCCTTGGACGCGTAGGGCTCACCATCGGAAGCGTTATCCGTGATCGCGGCCAGAAAACCGCCCAGACCCTGGTTCACCCAAAGCTCACCGTCGGGAGTGATCTTTGGGGGTTGGGTATAGAAGGGATTCAAGAGGTTTTTCGGGATCCCTATATTGACATATCTGAAGTCCGTGAACAGCGAAGGTTTATTTCCATCCGTGCCCGAACCTCCTTGAAACAGGAACTTCCTAACGATGAGACGCATTATTATCTCAACCAAACGCCTTGAAAATGCGGCAAAGGCCCTATCTTGACTCGTACAATCCCTTAGAGGTCCATTCAACGCTGGTATGCCAACGCAATTCATTCAGAAATGCCAGACAGCCGGATCTTCGATGGGTAAAAAGCCCCTGTTTGATGATAGGGTTGGGTAGGGGAGGGTATGTCGTCGTAAGGTCTTCACCCTATACGCAGAGACGCTCGGACTCCCGATATACAGGACAAAAAACAGGGTGTTCTCGCCTTCGCGCTCTTACGAACGGCCGAGGGCGGGACGATGGGGTTCATCCGTCTTGAGAAGGGATGTTTCAGGCAGGGCCATGGGAAATGAACATCTCGAGCAGGAACAAACCCAATTGCTCGGCTTCGATATGCCGAAGTTTGAGAGGAATACGAATGACCCACAAGGTATGCAGGGAATCAAGCAGGATATTCAGGAGGGTGGGAAGGTCGGGGTGGGAGGGGTATAAAGGGTTGGACCGAATGATTACAAACAGGACCCTTTCAGAGGCCTGCTAGACGGCCAAGAGCCATTTATCCGCCAAAGACTTCATGATGCTGACCCACTCGCCGAAAGTGTTTGGTTTTGTAATGAACGACTGCGCTCCCATTTGAACACTGTAGGCGATATCTTTATGATCACGCGAAGTGGTGAACACGACAACGGGAATATGCTGAAATGCAGGTGTGGACTTGATCTCTTTCAGGGCTTGTCGACCGTCTTTGATGGGCATGTTAAG harbors:
- a CDS encoding conserved hypothetical protein (Evidence 4 : Unknown function but conserved in other organisms), encoding MLEKKRIIIAEDHKILREGLRSLLNMSDELEVIGEADDGMSAIRIIKELEPDLVLLDLNMPKMNGIAVIKEIKQICPKTKLLILTMHKKEEYILEVFKYGGNGYCLKSSGHEDLMMAIKAILSGKRYVSPEISDLVLEGYLESRRDVKLKTSFELLTQREKEVLKLVGEGYHNKQIANYLCISPKTVEKHRGNIMQKLDLHSASELTAYAIDKGLVITE
- a CDS encoding hypothetical protein (Evidence 5 : Unknown function), yielding MTIRHGGVGGSEVEYEALSWSFLIPSVFGEVQIRIDLLGLAVEFTDALHILAHRHTSDGCLCGKKCVDESL
- a CDS encoding ATPase/histidine kinase/DNA gyrase B/HSP90 domain protein; this translates as MHMETGTIVDNDADNARSKLNLLLVEDDEDDYVIIRELLSQIVTLELSLDWITGWEEAAAALESGRHDLCLLDYRLGIHDGLELLGEAQKKGWKTPVIFLTGQGEYEVDVCAMRLGAADYLVKDHLTTSLLERSLRYALERETSRKALQEAYNSLEARVQEKTADLAAANMELQRESERIKLFAYSVYHDLKNPAISIYGIAKRLLENYEDGLDDKGRACCRHLMKAAQQIATLTEMINMFIAAKEVPMNIEELDLKKALACIREGFSEQLESRHIKWSEPEHLPVIRADEVSLGRIFRNLVDNALKYGGSGLTEIRIGYRETGFFHILSVNDDGIGIKTDNPDKVFGPFTRTWNGQKAEGVGLGLAIVKEIADRHNGEVWIEPGALGGASISVSFPKWI
- a CDS encoding Methylamine metabolism protein (fragment); this encodes MDDPEWVKAYGHNGHLKSNFEVQDGPSLFTQIHPLQHIMHFCNSRDVPGQGWPPPMPVRVPWPDPEVAENMNTTELGNLGLNPSLGQPVLQFLSTLSDTSTPTPP
- a CDS encoding hypothetical protein (Evidence 5 : Unknown function), which codes for MHNVLQRVDLGKKRRAVLDFEVAFQVTIVAVSLDPLRIIHPLRAVLLDPFGDVAQRRHLVLAVIFQGLGRVGLTIGSVIRDRGQKTAQTLVHPKLTVGSDLWGLGIEGIQEVFRDPYIDISEVREQRRFISIRARTSLKQELPNDETHYYLNQTP
- a CDS encoding hypothetical protein (Evidence 5 : Unknown function) — protein: MRLIVRKFLFQGGSGTDGNKPSLFTDFRYVNIGIPKNLLNPFYTQPPKITPDGELWVNQGLGGFLAAITDNASDGEPYASKALENYGKHKVPTLRNVAKRVK
- a CDS encoding Response regulator receiver protein; translated protein: MNTHSEPLVLMADDDEDDCTLARNAFKESGARGIIRCIENGMELMDYLSRSESAPVLILLDLNMPIKDGRQALKEIKSTPAFQHIPVVVFTTSRDHKDIAYSVQMGAQSFITKPNTFGEWVSIMKSLADKWLLAV